The genomic region CACAGAATTAAGCTCTGTTACCTATAGAAGATGATTCTGTGTGGCTTCTGGCCAGTCGATCTTCTGAATGCAATGAAAAGTTCCCTGAGAATAAACAATATAAGCCATTAGTAACCAAAGAAGAAAAGAAAAACAAATAATGAACAAGAGGAGAAGAGAAGAGAGGGGTGAGGGGCAGTGTCTTTTCTTCCTGTACCTGATCATTCCAGAATGAACCAGGCCTCGCTTTTCATCGTGAGTTTGTTTGTAAAGATCTTGGATGATTTCTTGACGATGATTCTGTGCCGACAAGATTCCTCTATACTTAGAGACCTCAGGCCAGTCCATTGAGGCAACGACCTGTCAATAGAAGTACACAAAGGAAATGATGAAAAGAAACAGCGGCCAAAAATGATTATATCCTGGAAAAGCACGAAGTATCGAATTAAAGGAAACAACAGCGAAAAAAGGAACTCACTGCTGCTATGGATGGACTACTGTCTTCCCCCGCTTGTGGATGTGTGACATCAGCACCAATGATGATTGTAGGACGATCACTGACGAGAGGAATCCTCCTCAGAATGGCATCATTTAAGACAGTGTTTCTGCCACCAACCTTAACATTAATTTTAAGAGACAGATTTTCAAGGTACTGCTTATTAAGCTTCTGTGCTTGCTTAGGGTTACAGCACTGGGAAACAATTCCAAGCTCTGTTTCACAGATTGTTTTAATGGGACCTGCAATAGAAAGACCAAATCTAAGTACAAGGTCGCAGATAGAAAGCACAGTTTTGGGTCATAGTTAACTCCTCACCATAAGATCCTTTGACATCAGGCAAAATGATGATCAACAACTGAAGATGTTTGCTGCTTTGTCCCATCTCATTTAGTCTCTGGACAGACTGCTTGTGGATATCTCTGAGAACCCTCTCAATTTTGCTAGGATGAGCAGACTGTACTGGGACTAGAGGCTCGGGATTGAATACCTAGAAAGAAAAAGGTCATGAAGTCAATTATAGCAGATCAAGGAAGAAATAGCACACCAAGGAAGAAGTTAGAAGTTAGAAGTTAGAGACTTACAATTCCTTTACTGCCGCACATATTGATGAGATCATTAAGAAAGCAGTCATTAAAGTCGGGACGAAGTCTAGAGAAATTGACATACGCCCAGAAATCGATATTGGCACCATTAACCATTTTCTACAAAACAGGGAGTCCAACAAAAACAAATCATCTACAGTTCATGATAAGGTTGCTTTTAATTAGAAACAAAAGCATTGATATTCAACATCGAATAACCAACAGACAAACACACAAATACTTGCAGAGTACTGCTTCCTCACTCTAAATAAACAGATGAAATGCAAGGGCGTATATAAATGTGGGAAAAAAAAAAAAAACACCTCACCTTGTTAATCATGTTCCATGCACCCATCTTGGGAGTATCCATTGATTGATGGTACTTTAGCTGTGACGATGAAAATAATTGGTCATTTAATAAGAAAGAGCAATATTGCTTGAATTGCTGAAACATGAATGAGCAGAAATTACCATTGGAGATGGTAATACTCTAGCATCCACCAGTGCCATTTGTTCATTCACTTTTATTCCAAATTCATTGTTTACAAGACGCTCTCCGTTGTAATTATTTCGCTTCACCATCTATCAATTGTACATATTACCAATGTAAGCACACAAGGCAAGATTGGAGCAATTCTTTACCAAGATTAAATGAAGAAATCCACTTTTTGTCGACATAAAACATATGCCTACCTGCTGAATATTGGATTCCCTTTCCATTGGTCGTTGGCAAGTTGCTCTCAGCATGTTTGTTACTTGGTTTTCACTAAGTCTCCTTGTGTATCTCTGCCCTGGTACAATTAAACACAGCTGCGGGAAACAAAATAATGTTCTTATATCATCCCCCTCCAAAGGTAAGTAAGAGAATAAAAATAACAAAAATAAAAGAAACTATCAACAAATTAAAACATTTAGATAGTCACAAAAGAACCACCTCCATGGGAAGATACACAGGTCTTGAATCATTTCCAGATTGAAGGGCAGGCAGAGCCACCTGTGTTAGGTTAATACCGTACTTCTCATGATAATATTGAACCACAAATAATTTGGTTTGATTATCCTCCAGAGTGAACCTAAATCCCAATGTCCCACAGTATGTTATTAGTAATACTGAACAAATTAGCTCAAATAAACACAATCCTTGTACGTATAAGAATACTTACGTCAACTTGCTTAGTGGCTGTAAAGTGACCCCGGTAATTCGATAACTCCTGCCACCACCACTGCTCAGTGTAACCTTAATTCCTTTCAGGTTTTTCTTCAGCTGTAAACAACAATCAAACAGTGAGCAACAATGTGAAGATATAGCAATGAGGATACAATATTTTACTCAAAAGGAGGTGATATTCCACAAGGATTGTTCAACGTTCACAAAGATGAGAAAGATGCATGTAAAACAACTGATCATATATTAAAATTGAATGCAGCTGCAAGTCAGAAGTATGCAGCCAACATCTTTATTATCCATTGGCTGCAGAGAACAATGTCTTAAAATCATCAATACCTTAAGGCAATCACGATCTGATAGACCCCTTGAGAGATCATTGTAGCCAAAATGTTTCTTGACAAACTCTGTCACCAGAATAGGCTCATAAAAAGCCCTTGCTGAGATATCTGCACAATCACATAAAACTTGGATCATCTTGCTACATGGCCTAGTCGAAAGAGAAGTAGGAGAAACGATGGAGTTAAAATAATACCAATGTTCAGTGATAGACCAAACTGAGTGGGCCTTAGGCTTTGGTAAAAGCCTCTCCAGTATTCCAAGCCAGAACCAAGCTCACCTTTGCGACCCAGATCAGGGTCAAAAAAAGACCTACCAACAACACAGTATCTGTGCAAAGGAAACAAAAGGTTAAAATAAACCAATTTGTATATGTTAAAGGAACCAAAACACAAAACAGCACCCACAAATACGCATCATTAATTAACAAAACCATACTTCAGAGACGGTGCAGCTCTGAGAACAACATCAAGAACTTGGATAGTCTCTTGTGGTGTTTCGTGGTGTTTCCTCAGTAAGAACTGCTGTAATTGATACAGGTCAGGCTTGTTTGCCAATTTAATAGAGACCTTGAACTCTCTATCTTTCCTGCAAGAGAAGGATTCAAACGCACTTTAGATTCTAAAAAAAAAAAAAAACACAGAGGAAGCCTTAAGAAAAGAATCAAGCCAAATACAAAGAAACAAGGCCTTATATGGGTATACCTCTTTGTTGCAGGTCCAGCTCGGCCTTCTCTCTCAGGTAGCTTGACCATAAACTCTTTTGAAGTAAAGGGAAGTGAACCAGCAGTATAGATACTCTTCATGCCGTCATATGCTGGCATCCTCTTCCCCATGTGAGACTCAGCGTACATCTTAACCAGCTGACTGATAATATCTCTGTTCGTCTTCTTCGATGCGACTTCAGGGCTGATTGAAACCTAAGGCCATCAAAGAAAACATATTAATCTCCACAAAATACAAACCCGACAAGAGAAATGAGCATAGAGCACAGAGAGGTTGCGAGGCCAAACACTTCATAGTGACTGGGATCTCAAAACAACTTTCAGACACGTATTACACATCAAAAATCGGAACTATAAGAGAAAAACAAGAACGCTGAAGAAAAATGAAGAAGAAGATTTTACATATATCTCAAACACTACAAAGCCAAAACAACAGAGTAGAGGCATGACTATCTGCAAACCGAAATTCTTTAAAAATCGATACAAAATTACACGTAGAAAAAGCTTTTCTCAACAAAATGGAGGACGTGGAAAACAAATTTCAAGATGAGCAAAAACAAGAATGTAAACCAAAGATGAGCCTCACAGATACACAAGAACAGAGAACATCAAAATCAAAACCGAAAAGCAAATAAAGACAAAAAAAAACCAGAGGACTCACATCATAGTGATGCAGATCTCTCTCTGCAATATCCACCAAAAAGTGATTGGCTCGGACTTGAATTCTCTTACCGACGGTACCAAACTGCGGCCTCGCCGGAAACCTCACAGCCTTGTCCGACGACGGAGGTAGCTCCACCGC from Fragaria vesca subsp. vesca linkage group LG3, FraVesHawaii_1.0, whole genome shotgun sequence harbors:
- the LOC101304257 gene encoding protein argonaute 5-like; protein product: MSNRGGPTGGRGGGGRGRGRANPGGPARGAYSPASAPSPAYAPAPAPPAHTERPAVATPSVSPTPAPVASSSSSSAASLASEMDKKLTLAAVELPPSSDKAVRFPARPQFGTVGKRIQVRANHFLVDIAERDLHHYDVSISPEVASKKTNRDIISQLVKMYAESHMGKRMPAYDGMKSIYTAGSLPFTSKEFMVKLPEREGRAGPATKRKDREFKVSIKLANKPDLYQLQQFLLRKHHETPQETIQVLDVVLRAAPSLKYCVVGRSFFDPDLGRKGELGSGLEYWRGFYQSLRPTQFGLSLNIDISARAFYEPILVTEFVKKHFGYNDLSRGLSDRDCLKLKKNLKGIKVTLSSGGGRSYRITGVTLQPLSKLTFTLEDNQTKLFVVQYYHEKYGINLTQVALPALQSGNDSRPVYLPMELCLIVPGQRYTRRLSENQVTNMLRATCQRPMERESNIQQMVKRNNYNGERLVNNEFGIKVNEQMALVDARVLPSPMLKYHQSMDTPKMGAWNMINKKMVNGANIDFWAYVNFSRLRPDFNDCFLNDLINMCGSKGIVFNPEPLVPVQSAHPSKIERVLRDIHKQSVQRLNEMGQSSKHLQLLIIILPDVKGSYGPIKTICETELGIVSQCCNPKQAQKLNKQYLENLSLKINVKVGGRNTVLNDAILRRIPLVSDRPTIIIGADVTHPQAGEDSSPSIAAVVASMDWPEVSKYRGILSAQNHRQEIIQDLYKQTHDEKRGLVHSGMIRELFIAFRRSTGQKPHRIIFYRDGVSEGQFSQVLLYEMDAIRKACASLEEGYLPPVTFIVVQKRHHTRLFPVDRNTDRSGNIQPGTVVDTKICHPTEFDFYLNSHAGIQGTSRPTHYHVLFDENKFTADQLQTLTNNLCYTYARCTRSVSIVPPAYYAHLAAFRARYYIEGDNSDGASVGRGSGGSAAQSQVLPAVHEFVKDVMFFC